Proteins found in one Micropterus dolomieu isolate WLL.071019.BEF.003 ecotype Adirondacks linkage group LG12, ASM2129224v1, whole genome shotgun sequence genomic segment:
- the LOC123981204 gene encoding endothelin-1 receptor-like isoform X1 — MKVCFSMFQFYRDAKDWWLFGFYFCVPLACSAVFYGLMTCEMLRHQKGSLRFALSEHLKQRREVAKAVFCLVLIFALCWFPLHLSRLLKRTVYKSHDAHRCELLNFLLVLDYFSINLATINSCINPIILYFVSKKFKNCFKSCLCCWCYSGSLSNSMQPLHHGTSLQYKHTDH; from the exons ATGAAAGTGTGTTTCTCCATGTTCCAGTTCTATAGGGATGCAAAGGACTGGTGGCTGTTTGGGTTCTACTTCTGTGTACCTCTGGCCTGCTCTGCTGTTTTCTATGGCCTGATGACCTGCGAGATGCTCAGACACCAGAAAGGAAGTCTGAGGTTCGCACTGAGTGAACACCTtaaacag CGTAGAGAAGTAGCTAAAGCGGTCTTCTGCCTGGTGTTGATCTTTGCTCTGTGCTGGTTTCCACTTCATCTGAGTCGCCTGCTGAAGAGGACTGTCTACAAATCCCATGATGCACACCGCTGCGAGCTGTTAAA TTTCCTCTTGGTGCTCGACTACTTCAGCATCAACTTGGCAACCATCAACTCCTGCATCAATCCCATAATCCTTTACTTTGTCTCCAAGAAGTTCAAAAACTGCTTCaag tCCTGCCTGTGTTGTTGGTGTTATTCTGGCTCTCTCTCCAACAGTATGCAGCCTCTCCACCATGGGACGAGTCTGCAGTACAAACACACTGAccactga
- the LOC123981204 gene encoding endothelin-1 receptor-like isoform X2, giving the protein MKVCFSMFQFYRDAKDWWLFGFYFCVPLACSAVFYGLMTCEMLRHQKGSLRFALSEHLKQRREVAKAVFCLVLIFALCWFPLHLSRLLKRTVYKSHDAHRCELLNFLLVLDYFSINLATINSCINPIILYFVSKKFKNCFKYAASPPWDESAVQTH; this is encoded by the exons ATGAAAGTGTGTTTCTCCATGTTCCAGTTCTATAGGGATGCAAAGGACTGGTGGCTGTTTGGGTTCTACTTCTGTGTACCTCTGGCCTGCTCTGCTGTTTTCTATGGCCTGATGACCTGCGAGATGCTCAGACACCAGAAAGGAAGTCTGAGGTTCGCACTGAGTGAACACCTtaaacag CGTAGAGAAGTAGCTAAAGCGGTCTTCTGCCTGGTGTTGATCTTTGCTCTGTGCTGGTTTCCACTTCATCTGAGTCGCCTGCTGAAGAGGACTGTCTACAAATCCCATGATGCACACCGCTGCGAGCTGTTAAA TTTCCTCTTGGTGCTCGACTACTTCAGCATCAACTTGGCAACCATCAACTCCTGCATCAATCCCATAATCCTTTACTTTGTCTCCAAGAAGTTCAAAAACTGCTTCaag TATGCAGCCTCTCCACCATGGGACGAGTCTGCAGTACAAACACACTGA
- the LOC123979888 gene encoding reelin domain-containing protein 1-like has product MTFSRGASHASCQEMIPGHIRAQPQNLQHNHVTLRASASSYLPGQLVSVTVRSSRDFMGFLLQARSVEGAGGRAGVGFKARKGVGAGVRSTRVGPVLVGGSWTLIPPGTHTLRCLSEGDTLTHTDKQPKRNLSFVWRAPDVPMGDIRFYITVVQSYFVYWAGISSAVVRDGSHSHWSGSNITGVDERNSISAPQEDEVAALQGMQLVSQNRYIIKQTNKRDSQPCDNPQTTYTNNQWNRQTHQSTTPHPEPSPAPRRSLFNPLTSTASPVPSQQLTLGQRLQIQSHIASYDPEPNLNPPTPRSMVHPNPKPNPNHDPDFKLNTGHELKPHPPNTDTKPKTKHPSGKPDREGKYPDITPRHSAWELGMLLGCSATLGMVLVIGIRYMYRQACAKRTELTLNDREREYGRGERGLIHVQECGDLVRVRKIRENSFVLLAEYDILAPPGD; this is encoded by the exons ATGACGTTCTCCCGCGGTGCCAGCCACGCCTCCTGTCAGGAGATGATTCCCGGCCACATCCGTGCTCAACCCCAGAACCTGCAGCACAACCACGTCACCCTGCGCGCATCCGCATCTTCTTACCTGCCTGGACAGTTAGTATCAG TAACTGTTCGAAGCTCTCGGGACTTCATGGGTTTCCTGCTCCAGGCTCGCAGTGTGGAGGGTGCTGGGGGCAGGGCTGGGGTTGGGTTCAAGGCCAGAAAGGGAGTTGGAGCTGGGGTCAGGTCTACGAGAGTGGGCCCGGTGCTGGTGGGTGGCTCCTGGACCCTAATTCCCCctggcacacacactctgcGCTGCCTCTCGGAGGGcgacaccctcacacacactgacaaacagcCGAAGAGAAACCTCTCGTTTGTGTGGAGGGCTCCTGATGTACCCATGGGAGACATCAGGTTCTA CATCACAGTGGTGCAGTCTTACTTTGTGTACTGGGCAGGTATTTCGTCCGCAGTGGTGCGTGATGGGAGTCATAGTCATTGGAGTGGGAGTAACATCACAGGGGTGGATGAGAGAAATTCAATTTCTGCACCACAGGAAGATGAAGTTGCTGCTCTGCAAGGTATGCAACTTGT CTCTCAGAACCGTTAcatcatcaaacaaacaaacaaacgagACAGCCAGCCCTGCGACAACCCTCAGACCACCTACACCAACAATCAATGGAACCGACAGACACACCAA TCTACCACCCCTCACCCAGAACCCTCTCCAGCTCCCCGTCGCTCTCTCTTCAACCCGCTCACATCCACCGCCTCACCTGTGCCTTCCCAACAACTCACCCTAGGTCAGAGGTTGCAAATCCAGAGCCACATTGCATCATATGATCCTGAGCCCAACCTCAACCCACCAACACCAAGATCAATGGTTCACCCAAACCCCAAACCCAATCCAAACCATGACCCAGACTTCAAACTAAATACTGGCCATGAGTTGAAACCACACCCTCCCAACACGGATACTAAACCCAAAACCAAACATCCCTCTGGAAAGCCAGACAGGGAAGGGAAGTATCCAGACATAACTCCCAGACACAGTGCCTGGGAGCTGGGCATGCTCCTGGGCTGTTCAGCTACCTTGGGCATGGTGCTGGTGATCGGCATAAGGTACATGTACCGTCAGGCCTGTGCCAAACGGACAGAGCTGACACTGAACGACAGGGAGAGAGAGTATGGGAGGGGAGAGCGAGGGCTGATCCATGTCCAGGAGTGTGGAGATTTGGTCAGAGTCCGGAAAATCAGAGAGAACAGTTTTGTGCTCCTTGCAGAGTATGACATACTGGCACCGCCTGGTGACTGA